Proteins from one Cyanobacteriota bacterium genomic window:
- a CDS encoding phycobilisome rod-core linker polypeptide → MAIPLLQYSPTTNNQRVASFETVPGDEQPRIFTTDNLLFGSDMDALIEAAYRQIFFHAFAWDREIALESQLRNGQITVRGFIRGLLLSKTFIDSFYDKNSNYRFVEHCVEKVLGRRVYSEREKIAWSAVVMTKGVKGFVDELLNSQEYLENFGENIVPYQRRRILPGRSEGELPFNIKSPRYDAYYRAKLGFPQVIWQTVVRSYVPQDRQPKAGNPALFLDMARSINPRSNPPQRISAVNIDIEKTVPYRR, encoded by the coding sequence GTGGCTATTCCTCTCTTACAATACTCTCCCACCACTAACAACCAGCGCGTAGCTAGTTTTGAAACTGTACCAGGCGACGAGCAGCCCAGGATTTTTACAACGGATAACCTGCTCTTCGGCTCTGACATGGATGCTTTAATCGAAGCAGCCTATCGTCAAATATTCTTCCATGCATTTGCTTGGGATCGAGAGATAGCTCTGGAATCTCAACTTCGCAATGGACAGATTACTGTTCGTGGTTTTATCCGTGGATTGTTGCTATCTAAGACCTTTATTGATAGCTTCTACGACAAGAACAGTAACTATCGCTTTGTGGAGCACTGTGTTGAGAAGGTCTTAGGGCGGCGAGTATACAGTGAGCGCGAGAAAATTGCTTGGTCGGCTGTGGTTATGACCAAGGGTGTCAAGGGGTTTGTTGATGAGCTACTCAACAGCCAAGAGTACCTTGAGAACTTTGGCGAAAACATTGTCCCTTATCAGCGGCGGCGTATATTGCCAGGACGCAGTGAAGGTGAACTGCCCTTCAACATCAAATCTCCTCGTTATGATGCTTACTACCGAGCTAAGCTAGGCTTCCCACAAGTGATCTGGCAGACAGTTGTTCGTAGCTACGTGCCTCAAGATCGGCAGCCCAAGGCAGGTAACCCAGCACTATTTCTAGACATGGCACGGAGCATTAATCCGCGCAGCAACCCACCCCAGCGTATTTCTGCGGTCAATATTGACATTGAGAAGACAGTGCCTTACCGCAGATAG